A genomic region of Gemmata massiliana contains the following coding sequences:
- a CDS encoding efflux RND transporter periplasmic adaptor subunit — protein MSVTPSAHSAHHEGPEAAPARPSFFRLAFLAVLVLATLGALGVAGVRARNKQQTDRTETAEAARTDRPRVLTVTAERAPARVEQVLPGTASPFRETAVYARTSGYLRRWLVDKGDTVSEGQLLAEIETPEVNAQLLQARAAVAEATATRDRNRASAELARLNLVRVRQTFETGVGSRQEMDEADAALKVAEATIRLSEANIRAGEANVKRLEDLQQFQKVVAPFSGVITARNYDPGALVVADSSSGPEMFHISQTETLRVQVDVPQTFATSVHVGQPAPVSRREEPGREYKGAVGRTTNAVNVQTRTLRVEVDVPNKDHALLPGMYLQVKFHLDAPAKVIRVPGAAVVTRAEGTKVAVVESNGRIGYRTVKVGRDYGTIVEVTEGLTGGEKLVVRPGDDLAEGTEVDPVTATER, from the coding sequence ATGAGTGTGACACCCTCAGCGCATTCCGCGCACCATGAAGGACCAGAGGCCGCCCCGGCGCGCCCGTCCTTCTTCCGACTGGCTTTCCTGGCCGTACTCGTTCTCGCTACGCTGGGCGCTCTCGGGGTCGCAGGTGTGCGAGCACGAAACAAGCAACAGACCGACCGCACCGAAACCGCGGAAGCGGCCCGCACGGACCGACCGCGTGTACTCACAGTGACGGCCGAGCGCGCACCGGCGCGGGTCGAACAGGTTCTCCCCGGCACCGCGTCGCCGTTCCGCGAGACGGCCGTTTACGCCCGAACGAGCGGCTATCTCCGCCGGTGGCTAGTAGACAAGGGCGATACGGTGAGCGAGGGGCAGTTACTCGCCGAGATTGAGACGCCGGAAGTCAACGCACAGTTGCTCCAGGCGCGAGCGGCCGTCGCCGAAGCGACCGCGACACGAGACCGAAACCGGGCCAGCGCCGAACTCGCTCGCTTGAACTTGGTCCGCGTGCGGCAAACGTTCGAGACGGGTGTCGGTTCGCGCCAGGAGATGGACGAAGCGGACGCGGCTCTGAAGGTGGCAGAGGCCACGATCCGCTTGTCTGAAGCCAACATTCGGGCGGGCGAAGCGAACGTGAAGCGACTGGAAGACCTCCAGCAGTTCCAGAAGGTCGTTGCCCCGTTCAGTGGAGTCATCACCGCCCGGAACTACGACCCCGGAGCGCTCGTCGTCGCCGATAGTTCTTCCGGACCCGAGATGTTCCACATCTCTCAAACCGAAACCCTGCGCGTGCAAGTGGACGTGCCCCAAACGTTTGCCACGTCGGTTCATGTTGGCCAGCCGGCACCCGTATCTCGGCGCGAGGAGCCGGGCCGGGAATACAAGGGAGCTGTGGGACGAACGACGAACGCCGTGAACGTCCAAACGCGCACGCTGCGAGTGGAAGTCGATGTGCCGAACAAGGACCACGCCCTTCTGCCGGGCATGTACTTGCAGGTGAAGTTCCATTTGGACGCGCCGGCCAAAGTGATCCGCGTCCCTGGGGCTGCCGTCGTCACTCGTGCGGAGGGCACGAAAGTGGCCGTCGTCGAATCGAACGGCCGGATCGGGTACCGCACGGTGAAAGTGGGCCGCGATTACGGCACCATCGTTGAAGTCACCGAAGGGTTGACCGGTGGGGAGAAACTCGTCGTGCGCCCCGGCGACGACCTCGCAGAAGGGACAGAGGTCGACCCCGTCACTGCGACCGAACGCTAA